A DNA window from Niabella yanshanensis contains the following coding sequences:
- a CDS encoding zinc-binding alcohol dehydrogenase family protein, whose translation MKTLVCISPGQFEYGDIPQPELQANHALIKIKRIGICGTDLHAYEGTQPFFNYPRILGHELSGELVDFDNAPGFEKGEAVSIVPYFSCGTCIACRRGKPNCCTDIKVFGVHIDGGMKEYISVPSRYLLHGEGLSFDELALVEPLAIGAHGVRRADVQSGDYVLVIGAGPIGLGTMEFARIAGAKVIALDVNEVRLDFCRKHLNVHATVNAMDSNVADQLKEITGGDMPTAVIDATGNLRAINNGINYLAHGGNYVLIGLQKEPFSFSHPEFHKRETTLMSSRNATREDFEHVIKSMKAGLVNPKTYITHTVSFDEVKDNFESWLDPKTGVIKAMVHL comes from the coding sequence ATGAAAACATTAGTATGCATATCACCCGGACAATTTGAGTATGGAGATATCCCCCAACCGGAATTACAGGCCAATCATGCATTGATCAAAATAAAAAGAATTGGTATCTGCGGCACCGACCTTCATGCTTACGAAGGCACGCAGCCCTTTTTTAACTATCCGCGCATCCTGGGTCATGAGCTTTCCGGCGAATTGGTTGATTTTGATAACGCTCCCGGCTTTGAAAAGGGAGAAGCGGTTTCAATAGTTCCTTATTTCAGCTGCGGTACCTGCATCGCCTGCCGCCGCGGCAAACCCAACTGCTGTACTGATATAAAAGTATTTGGCGTGCATATTGACGGTGGTATGAAAGAATATATTTCTGTACCCTCCCGGTATCTCTTACATGGAGAAGGCCTCAGCTTTGATGAACTGGCCCTGGTAGAACCCTTAGCCATTGGAGCACATGGGGTAAGACGTGCCGATGTTCAATCCGGCGATTATGTATTGGTTATAGGCGCCGGTCCGATTGGTTTGGGAACGATGGAGTTTGCACGCATAGCTGGCGCTAAAGTAATTGCCCTGGATGTAAATGAAGTTCGCCTGGATTTCTGCCGGAAGCACCTCAATGTACATGCTACGGTGAATGCGATGGACAGTAATGTAGCCGACCAGCTAAAAGAAATTACCGGAGGTGATATGCCCACAGCGGTAATCGATGCCACCGGTAACCTCCGTGCTATTAATAATGGTATTAATTACCTGGCACATGGCGGCAATTATGTATTGATCGGATTACAAAAGGAGCCTTTTTCTTTTAGTCACCCTGAGTTTCATAAAAGAGAAACCACATTGATGAGTAGCCGTAATGCAACACGTGAGGACTTTGAACATGTGATCAAAAGTATGAAGGCCGGCTTAGTGAATCCAAAGACTTATATAACACATACTGTGTCTTTTGACGAAGTAAAGGACAACTTCGAATCATGGCTTGATCCTAAAACAGGCGTTATTAAAGCAATGGTTCACCTGTAA
- a CDS encoding metallophosphoesterase, producing MRKFFQYLLRKPILWLSDKFSSRPDKERIYNALSKLYEDIISEPGKKGPVIPLADFDGRFIIFSDQHKGNRNGADDFAVAEASYLSALEYYEKNNFCLVNLGDCEELWENLFWQVKKAYKKSFELEGKFLSKKAFVKIFGNHDLYWANDPLASFELENIYNQKVKVYEGVILTTEVNGSPVHILCTHGHQGDANSDGNWFTKFFIARIWAPLQAYLRINPNEPSNNVYKKTLHNEIMYEWSATQKNMMLITGHTHQPVFESLTHIERLHRQMRFAEAHKDEALVAKINEEVKTYQKRFDTLEADYTAIKPTYFNTGCCCFSDGDITGIEIENGFIRLIKWQNKTAGPSRIILEEKALTELVSNTTDEKLSVKR from the coding sequence ATGCGCAAATTCTTCCAATACTTATTAAGAAAACCCATATTGTGGCTATCCGATAAGTTTTCGTCGCGACCCGATAAGGAAAGAATTTACAATGCACTGAGCAAATTGTACGAGGATATTATCAGCGAGCCGGGTAAAAAAGGACCTGTTATTCCATTGGCCGATTTTGACGGTCGCTTCATTATATTCTCCGATCAGCATAAAGGCAACCGTAATGGTGCCGATGATTTTGCGGTGGCCGAGGCCAGCTACCTTTCTGCCCTTGAATACTATGAAAAGAATAATTTTTGCCTCGTCAACCTGGGCGACTGCGAAGAGCTTTGGGAGAATCTTTTCTGGCAGGTGAAGAAAGCGTATAAAAAATCTTTTGAGCTCGAAGGAAAGTTTCTTTCAAAAAAAGCGTTTGTCAAAATTTTTGGCAACCATGATCTTTATTGGGCTAACGATCCTTTGGCGTCTTTTGAGTTGGAAAATATCTATAATCAAAAGGTAAAGGTTTACGAAGGTGTTATTCTAACAACGGAGGTAAATGGTAGCCCGGTACATATCTTATGCACCCATGGTCATCAGGGCGATGCCAATAGCGATGGTAACTGGTTTACAAAGTTTTTTATTGCCAGGATCTGGGCGCCCTTGCAGGCTTACCTGCGCATCAATCCTAATGAACCCTCCAATAATGTGTATAAGAAAACGCTGCATAATGAAATAATGTACGAGTGGAGCGCCACTCAAAAAAATATGATGCTGATAACCGGCCATACCCATCAGCCGGTTTTTGAATCGCTCACTCATATTGAGCGGTTACACAGACAAATGCGGTTTGCAGAGGCGCATAAAGATGAAGCCCTGGTAGCCAAGATCAATGAAGAAGTAAAAACCTATCAAAAAAGGTTTGATACTTTGGAAGCAGACTATACTGCCATAAAGCCCACCTATTTCAACACAGGCTGCTGCTGTTTTTCGGACGGTGATATCACGGGCATAGAAATAGAAAACGGTTTTATTCGCCTCATTAAATGGCAGAATAAAACCGCTGGCCCATCAAGAATTATATTGGAAGAAAAAGCTTTGACTGAATTGGTTTCCAATACAACTGACGAAAAGCTTTCTGTTAAAAGATGA
- a CDS encoding TetR/AcrR family transcriptional regulator, with protein MMARKKSAKKELILTTAAAMFRERGFAASSMRDLAEKIGIEAASLYNHIQSKAQILEEIVDGVSEECKIHLDNLEKSNSTSLEKIESLIRFHTKMMMNRFEEYSVMVSQWMHLDGDKLVHFATNRRDYVKRMEAIVEAGIQKGELKSLMPYVVVLNILSSVRGLEFWQRSAKTHTAQEMEDNMVIHLIGGIKK; from the coding sequence ATGATGGCAAGAAAAAAATCTGCAAAGAAGGAGCTTATTCTAACGACGGCAGCCGCAATGTTCCGCGAAAGAGGCTTTGCTGCCAGTTCCATGCGTGATTTGGCGGAGAAGATTGGCATAGAGGCCGCCAGTTTGTATAATCATATTCAGTCAAAGGCACAGATACTGGAAGAGATTGTAGATGGTGTGTCTGAAGAATGTAAGATTCATCTCGATAACCTGGAAAAATCAAACAGCACTTCACTCGAGAAGATCGAATCGCTGATTCGCTTTCATACCAAGATGATGATGAATCGTTTTGAAGAATACTCGGTAATGGTAAGCCAGTGGATGCATCTTGATGGCGATAAATTGGTACATTTTGCTACCAACCGCCGCGATTATGTAAAAAGAATGGAAGCCATTGTGGAAGCCGGAATTCAGAAAGGAGAGCTGAAGTCTTTAATGCCCTATGTGGTAGTATTAAATATTCTTTCTTCTGTTCGCGGATTAGAGTTCTGGCAAAGAAGCGCTAAAACGCATACCGCACAGGAAATGGAAGACAATATGGTGATCCACCTGATTGGCGGGATCAAAAAATAG
- a CDS encoding beta-ketoacyl synthase N-terminal-like domain-containing protein, whose amino-acid sequence MANSTIIQQVTDPVYILSAEVVSPQVSFEQMSEAPLNYTGDQLSCVEPDYMQYVDAKLIRRMSRIIKMGVAAASEALAHAGVQSPDAIITGTAYGCLADTDQFLTRLVEFKETLLSPTAFIQSTHNTVAAQIALMLKCHNYNNTYVHKGASFEAALTDAISLLEEGDAQNVLVGAADEITEKSHAILKRFGLYKRAGESLQLPQGNSKGTMAGDGASFFVVSKDPQNAQAQLTGFTNHYKSVEPPVTIIDTFLREKGIALADIDLVITGNNGDLTEGKHYRELEQLFEKDKLTTFKQYCGEYPTASAFALWMATHIIGQGHFNNKRVKQLLVYNNYLLSYPTLYLLKAC is encoded by the coding sequence ATGGCCAATAGTACTATCATACAACAAGTAACCGACCCTGTATATATACTTTCAGCAGAAGTAGTATCGCCCCAGGTCTCTTTTGAGCAGATGTCAGAGGCTCCGCTAAATTACACAGGCGATCAGTTAAGTTGTGTTGAGCCCGATTATATGCAATATGTAGATGCGAAGTTGATCCGACGCATGAGCCGGATCATTAAAATGGGTGTTGCTGCGGCTTCTGAGGCTTTGGCTCATGCTGGTGTACAATCGCCCGATGCTATAATAACCGGTACCGCATATGGATGCCTGGCTGATACTGACCAGTTTTTAACAAGGCTGGTAGAATTTAAAGAAACCCTGCTTTCACCAACAGCTTTTATACAATCTACCCATAATACCGTTGCTGCGCAAATAGCGCTGATGTTGAAGTGCCATAATTATAATAACACCTACGTGCATAAAGGCGCTTCTTTTGAAGCGGCTTTAACCGATGCTATCTCCTTATTGGAAGAAGGCGATGCTCAGAACGTATTGGTGGGCGCTGCGGATGAAATTACTGAAAAGAGTCATGCTATTTTAAAGCGCTTTGGACTATACAAGCGGGCTGGAGAAAGCTTACAATTACCCCAAGGTAATAGCAAAGGTACGATGGCGGGAGACGGCGCTTCTTTTTTCGTGGTGAGTAAAGATCCCCAAAACGCGCAGGCTCAGCTAACAGGATTTACCAATCATTATAAATCGGTTGAGCCGCCCGTTACCATTATCGATACTTTTTTGAGAGAGAAGGGTATTGCCCTGGCCGACATTGACCTGGTGATCACCGGGAATAACGGGGACCTTACAGAAGGGAAACATTACAGGGAGTTAGAGCAACTTTTCGAGAAGGACAAGTTAACCACTTTTAAACAGTATTGTGGCGAGTATCCAACCGCATCGGCATTTGCTTTATGGATGGCAACACACATTATAGGTCAAGGTCATTTTAACAACAAGCGGGTAAAGCAACTTTTAGTATATAACAACTACCTGTTGAGTTACCCAACGCTTTATTTGTTGAAGGCATGCTAA
- a CDS encoding beta-ketoacyl synthase chain length factor, translating into MYIHQHICISPQQTNGVVDLEIINSSQDGKLLAIEPQLQGVPPSMLRRMSKAVRMGMGAGLPLINEKNIDGIIIGTANGGMEDCIRFLNQIIDYDEGLLTPANFVQSTPNAIAGQLSLITKNRTYNATHVHNGLAFENALTDARMSLLEKPGTQYLVGGVDEISSYNYNIDYLAGWYDKTKSNDDLYSTHTPGTIAGEGAAMFIINDIADNAFGKIEAIDAFQSTDKEQVEARFKNFLDSYIPDTNHTLLISGENGDSRFLPAYATCEFAIGSSIPVARFKHLTGEYPTSSSFALWLACHAFHEQGLPAHFYKNEHNLTQIDRAILYNQYQGKQHSFILVSR; encoded by the coding sequence ATGTACATCCATCAACACATTTGTATTTCGCCACAGCAAACCAACGGTGTTGTTGATTTGGAAATAATAAACTCTTCTCAGGATGGAAAGCTGCTGGCTATTGAGCCCCAGCTGCAGGGCGTTCCTCCATCTATGCTACGTCGCATGAGCAAGGCCGTGCGTATGGGCATGGGCGCAGGTTTACCCTTAATAAATGAAAAAAACATTGATGGAATTATTATTGGCACCGCTAATGGCGGTATGGAAGATTGTATCCGGTTTTTAAACCAGATCATTGATTATGATGAAGGACTGTTAACTCCCGCTAATTTTGTTCAAAGCACGCCCAATGCCATTGCGGGGCAGCTTAGCCTGATTACAAAGAACCGGACCTACAATGCTACGCATGTTCATAACGGCCTGGCCTTTGAAAATGCATTAACAGATGCCCGAATGAGCCTTTTGGAAAAACCGGGTACTCAATACCTGGTAGGGGGTGTAGATGAAATATCTTCCTATAACTATAATATAGATTACCTGGCCGGCTGGTACGATAAAACTAAATCCAACGACGACCTTTACAGCACGCATACGCCGGGTACCATTGCTGGAGAAGGTGCAGCAATGTTTATAATTAATGATATTGCTGATAACGCCTTTGGAAAGATAGAAGCCATCGACGCTTTCCAAAGCACGGATAAAGAGCAGGTGGAAGCCCGGTTTAAAAATTTTTTAGACAGTTATATCCCCGATACCAATCATACATTGTTGATTAGTGGAGAGAATGGAGACAGCCGGTTTTTGCCTGCTTATGCTACCTGCGAGTTTGCAATTGGATCTTCTATTCCGGTAGCCCGTTTCAAACATCTTACAGGAGAGTATCCTACCTCTTCCTCTTTTGCTTTATGGCTGGCCTGCCATGCATTCCATGAGCAAGGGCTGCCCGCTCATTTTTATAAAAATGAACATAACCTAACACAAATTGACCGGGCGATCCTTTACAATCAATACCAGGGAAAACAGCATAGTTTTATATTGGTTTCCAGGTAA
- a CDS encoding beta-ketoacyl-[acyl-carrier-protein] synthase family protein has product MSRIVVTGIGIITAIGTTADENRDSLVHAKTGIGKARFFNSRYTAHLPFGEINQATEQLAERLGIENNTATRTDLLALHAAKQAITDANLSKEDLSGSDTALIGGSTVGGMCLTDEMYADANATGISNSPYLTSYSNSANTSFLQLYFNIGGLINTFNTACSSSANAIMYGARLLKNGVAKRVIAGGVDSLSKYTVNGFNALMILSGEPCKPFDRERKGLNLGEGAAFLILEREEDASGKKIYAEVKGYGNSNDAFHPSSTSAEGEGPYLSMKRALDIAGLSPAAIDFINAHGTATENNDETESAAMLRLFDQAPAFASTKSYTGHTLGAAGAVEAVYSILSLQHQEVYSSLHFKDAIDSTGLKPVTQYEKRDLNHVMSNSFGFGGNCTSLIFSKM; this is encoded by the coding sequence GTGAGCCGAATAGTAGTAACCGGAATTGGTATTATTACTGCCATTGGCACAACAGCTGATGAAAATCGTGATTCTCTTGTACATGCAAAAACCGGTATTGGAAAAGCCCGGTTTTTTAATAGCAGGTACACAGCACATTTACCGTTTGGAGAGATCAACCAGGCAACAGAACAGCTGGCCGAAAGGTTAGGTATTGAAAATAATACAGCCACCAGGACAGATCTTTTGGCATTGCACGCTGCAAAGCAGGCTATCACTGATGCGAACCTGTCAAAAGAAGATTTGTCTGGTAGTGATACCGCTCTTATTGGAGGCAGTACCGTTGGTGGCATGTGCCTTACGGATGAAATGTATGCAGATGCCAATGCTACCGGTATCAGCAATTCCCCTTATCTCACCTCCTACTCCAATAGCGCTAATACCAGTTTTTTACAACTTTATTTTAATATAGGGGGCCTTATTAATACATTCAATACGGCCTGCTCGTCATCGGCCAATGCTATTATGTATGGCGCCCGGTTGTTAAAAAACGGGGTGGCAAAAAGGGTGATCGCCGGGGGCGTAGACAGCTTGTCCAAGTACACTGTAAACGGCTTTAACGCTTTGATGATTTTATCCGGTGAGCCCTGCAAACCCTTTGATAGGGAACGAAAGGGGCTGAACCTGGGCGAGGGAGCCGCTTTTCTCATACTGGAAAGAGAAGAAGATGCTTCCGGCAAAAAAATTTATGCAGAAGTAAAGGGTTATGGCAACAGCAATGATGCTTTTCACCCATCCTCCACTTCTGCCGAAGGAGAAGGCCCCTACTTAAGTATGAAGAGAGCCCTCGACATCGCAGGTTTATCGCCGGCAGCTATTGATTTTATCAACGCACATGGCACTGCTACGGAAAATAATGACGAAACAGAGAGCGCTGCCATGCTTCGCTTATTTGATCAGGCCCCGGCCTTTGCCAGTACCAAATCCTATACAGGTCATACCCTGGGTGCGGCAGGTGCGGTTGAAGCGGTGTACAGTATTTTAAGCCTGCAACATCAGGAAGTGTATTCGTCCCTGCATTTTAAAGATGCTATCGACAGTACCGGCCTTAAGCCCGTAACTCAATATGAAAAGCGGGACTTAAACCATGTAATGTCTAACTCATTCGGTTTCGGAGGCAACTGCACTTCGCTTATTTTTTCAAAAATGTAA
- a CDS encoding hotdog family protein, with translation MLIENLYKLDSFDNDAQKAVASVTLNAQHKIFEGHFPGQPVLPGVCQLQMVKELLERATGQNLFLSEAGNCKFLQMIDPTQTNVLVITIDYKAEGETVACNAVIKSGDAVYLKMNGKFINAG, from the coding sequence ATGCTGATTGAAAATCTTTATAAACTGGATTCTTTTGATAATGATGCACAAAAAGCCGTAGCGTCGGTGACCTTAAATGCACAGCACAAAATATTCGAAGGACATTTTCCGGGGCAACCCGTATTGCCGGGGGTATGCCAGTTGCAAATGGTAAAAGAACTGCTCGAAAGGGCTACGGGGCAAAACCTCTTTCTTTCAGAAGCGGGGAATTGCAAGTTTTTACAAATGATCGATCCTACCCAAACCAATGTATTGGTAATTACGATTGATTATAAAGCAGAAGGAGAAACGGTCGCCTGTAATGCGGTTATTAAAAGCGGGGATGCTGTTTACTTGAAGATGAATGGCAAATTTATAAATGCCGGATAG
- a CDS encoding polysaccharide deacetylase family protein produces MLTFRNTNIVFGVLLSAFVVSDLLQHNVPVIMYSLLAISYSLLLFYGSYFVHSQFYMKTICSADTSEKKIALTFDDGPLNNHTPQILSILETCKVKATFFCIGKNAATHADLLKQAHQQGHIIGSHSYNHSFWFDLLSSKKMEADLQQAHNLFEKELGLNVKWFRPPYGVTNPNLKKAVERMGYTAIGWNVRSMDTVAKDHQGLLNKLKQSLKPGAIYLFHDTMFITVKVLPDFIIYAQQQGYEITPLDKLLNLQPYAD; encoded by the coding sequence ATGCTAACTTTCAGAAATACGAATATCGTTTTTGGAGTATTACTTTCGGCGTTTGTTGTGTCGGACCTGCTGCAACATAATGTTCCGGTTATAATGTATTCCCTACTCGCTATTTCCTACTCACTACTACTTTTTTATGGCAGCTACTTTGTGCATTCGCAATTTTATATGAAAACCATTTGCAGTGCCGATACTTCAGAAAAAAAAATAGCATTAACCTTCGACGACGGACCTTTAAACAATCACACGCCTCAGATCCTGTCCATACTGGAAACCTGTAAAGTAAAGGCCACTTTCTTTTGTATTGGTAAAAATGCAGCAACGCATGCTGATTTATTAAAGCAGGCGCATCAGCAGGGACATATTATCGGGTCGCACAGTTATAACCACAGTTTTTGGTTTGATCTGCTCTCATCAAAAAAAATGGAAGCAGACCTGCAGCAGGCGCATAACCTGTTTGAAAAAGAATTAGGATTGAACGTAAAATGGTTCCGGCCGCCTTATGGCGTTACCAACCCCAATCTTAAAAAAGCCGTTGAGCGCATGGGCTATACGGCAATAGGCTGGAATGTACGATCGATGGATACCGTAGCAAAAGATCACCAGGGCTTACTTAACAAACTAAAACAGTCACTGAAGCCGGGCGCTATCTATTTATTTCATGACACCATGTTCATAACCGTAAAGGTTTTGCCGGATTTTATCATTTACGCACAGCAACAAGGTTATGAGATTACCCCACTCGATAAACTACTAAATTTGCAACCTTATGCTGATTGA
- a CDS encoding aldo/keto reductase: MQLQLPKVISGTSLLGNLYKEMAHEDKREIVNAYIQASTGTPLFDSAGKYGAGLALESLGQCLKELGVPQNKVLISNKLAWVRKPLVTPEPTFEKGIWHNLKHDAEQQISYNGILRCFEEGNELLGNYGAQLVSVHDPDEYLAAAADERDYQKRYDDILEAYRALTDLKNKGVVAGVGIGAKDWRSIEKIAKDVQLDWVMIANSYTIYHHPKELVDFVASLHQQNISVINSAVFHGGFLMGSDYFNYIQLDRNNPEHQHYYLWRDRFNHLCAEYNIEPPAAAIYFGLHVPGVKSIALNSSNPKRVQHNIQMANAEIPAAFWQQMKEENLIDNNYPHL; this comes from the coding sequence ATGCAACTACAACTACCCAAAGTAATTTCCGGAACCAGCTTATTGGGAAATCTTTACAAAGAAATGGCGCATGAGGACAAGCGGGAAATTGTAAATGCTTATATACAGGCTTCTACCGGGACCCCCCTTTTCGATAGCGCGGGTAAATACGGTGCGGGGTTGGCCCTGGAATCTCTGGGACAATGTTTGAAGGAGTTGGGGGTGCCTCAGAATAAGGTATTGATCAGTAATAAACTGGCCTGGGTAAGAAAGCCGCTTGTTACCCCTGAGCCTACTTTTGAAAAAGGGATATGGCATAATTTAAAGCATGATGCGGAACAGCAGATCAGCTACAATGGCATACTAAGATGCTTTGAAGAAGGAAATGAGTTACTGGGGAATTATGGCGCTCAACTGGTATCTGTTCACGATCCGGATGAGTACCTGGCTGCTGCTGCCGACGAGCGTGATTACCAAAAAAGATATGACGATATACTGGAAGCCTACAGGGCTTTAACCGATTTGAAAAATAAAGGTGTTGTTGCCGGAGTGGGTATTGGCGCCAAAGACTGGCGGTCGATTGAAAAAATAGCCAAAGACGTGCAGTTAGATTGGGTGATGATTGCTAACAGTTACACGATCTACCATCATCCCAAAGAGCTGGTTGATTTTGTGGCCAGCCTGCACCAGCAAAATATATCGGTGATCAACTCTGCCGTTTTTCATGGCGGCTTTTTAATGGGCAGCGACTATTTTAATTATATACAGCTAGATCGTAACAACCCTGAGCATCAGCATTACTACCTCTGGCGTGACCGGTTCAACCACTTATGTGCTGAATACAATATTGAGCCTCCCGCGGCAGCCATTTATTTTGGATTGCATGTTCCGGGTGTAAAAAGTATTGCCTTAAACAGCAGTAATCCTAAGAGAGTTCAACATAACATACAGATGGCGAACGCCGAAATCCCGGCTGCTTTCTGGCAGCAAATGAAAGAAGAGAACCTAATAGACAATAATTACCCGCATTTATAG
- a CDS encoding carboxylesterase family protein — MKTSLSLMLVIGLSFLHIKELRAQRFESYEKHRYIQNKDTLPYRLLLPEGYEKDKKYPLVIFLHGAGERGNDNEKQLAHGGALFIKEENRLKYPAIVVFPQCSQQSFWSNVKIAGNGTNRVFEFTNGGTPTVPMQLVMELVKELNSKYGIKQRQVYVMGLSMGGMGTFELVNRMPKTFAAAIPICGGADTATAANLKKTKWWVFHGSKDDIVLPRYSEEMVAAMKKNKVSVKFTLFPEANHNSWDPAFAQPGLMNWLFSQKGSR, encoded by the coding sequence ATGAAAACAAGTTTATCGTTGATGCTGGTAATTGGTTTATCATTCCTGCATATAAAAGAGTTGCGCGCTCAGCGTTTTGAGTCTTACGAAAAACACCGGTACATCCAAAATAAGGATACTTTGCCTTACAGGCTCTTATTACCGGAAGGATACGAAAAGGATAAAAAATACCCGCTGGTAATTTTTTTACATGGAGCGGGAGAAAGAGGTAATGACAATGAGAAACAGCTGGCGCATGGGGGAGCGTTATTTATAAAAGAAGAAAACAGGCTGAAGTATCCGGCAATCGTGGTCTTTCCGCAATGCAGCCAGCAATCATTTTGGAGCAATGTAAAGATAGCCGGCAATGGAACTAACCGGGTATTTGAGTTCACCAATGGCGGCACACCTACTGTTCCGATGCAATTGGTAATGGAGTTGGTAAAAGAGCTTAACTCAAAGTATGGCATCAAACAGCGGCAGGTTTATGTAATGGGATTAAGCATGGGTGGCATGGGTACTTTTGAATTGGTAAATCGTATGCCCAAAACCTTTGCGGCTGCTATTCCCATTTGTGGCGGAGCCGACACAGCCACTGCGGCCAATCTTAAAAAAACAAAATGGTGGGTCTTTCATGGAAGCAAAGATGATATAGTATTACCCAGGTACTCGGAAGAAATGGTAGCCGCTATGAAAAAGAATAAAGTGAGTGTTAAGTTTACATTATTTCCTGAAGCTAATCATAACAGCTGGGACCCTGCGTTTGCCCAGCCAGGGTTAATGAACTGGTTGTTTAGCCAAAAGGGAAGCAGGTAA
- a CDS encoding TrpB-like pyridoxal phosphate-dependent enzyme, with protein sequence MKTRKFTLSEQEIPEQWYNIVADMPNKPLPPLHPGTKEPIGPEALAPLFPQELIKQEVSTEKWITIPDEVRNIYSLWRPTPLYRAYELEKALDTPAKIYYKYEGVSPAGSHKPNTAIPQAYYNMKEGVKRITTETGAGQWGSALSFACNIFNIECEVYMVKLSFEHKPYRKIMMNTWGANVIPSPSNLTEAGRKILAQDPNSPGSLGIAISEAVEMAAQREDTKYALGSVLNHVLLHQTIIGLEAHKQLEKAGDLPDVVIAPFGGGSNFAGLSFPFLRLNLEEGKKIRCIASEPTSCPKLTRGVFRYDFGDTVGMTPLLPMYTLGHNFVPAPIHAGGLRYHGAGAIVSQLLKDGLIEACAHDNLEVFEAGIKFAKAEGIIPAPEATHGIATAIKEAERCKREGKSETILFNLCGHGNFDMKAYQDYFEGKIVRHELTDADIQNSLKELDTPVIA encoded by the coding sequence ATGAAAACAAGAAAATTTACGCTTTCAGAACAGGAAATCCCCGAGCAATGGTATAATATCGTTGCTGACATGCCCAACAAACCGCTGCCGCCTTTACATCCGGGAACAAAGGAACCAATCGGACCAGAAGCGCTGGCGCCCCTCTTTCCCCAGGAGTTAATAAAACAGGAAGTCTCCACTGAAAAATGGATCACCATTCCTGATGAGGTTAGAAATATTTACAGCCTGTGGCGTCCAACACCCTTGTACAGGGCTTACGAACTGGAAAAAGCATTGGATACCCCGGCAAAGATCTACTATAAGTATGAGGGAGTAAGTCCGGCAGGTTCTCACAAACCCAATACAGCTATTCCCCAGGCTTATTATAATATGAAAGAAGGCGTAAAGCGTATCACTACTGAAACCGGCGCCGGCCAGTGGGGAAGCGCCCTGAGCTTCGCCTGTAATATTTTTAATATCGAATGTGAAGTGTACATGGTAAAGCTCTCTTTTGAGCATAAGCCCTACCGAAAAATTATGATGAATACCTGGGGTGCGAATGTGATTCCCTCGCCCAGCAACCTTACAGAAGCCGGGCGTAAGATATTGGCCCAGGATCCTAATAGCCCGGGCTCGCTGGGTATTGCTATTTCTGAAGCAGTGGAAATGGCGGCTCAGCGCGAAGATACCAAGTATGCTTTAGGCAGTGTGCTGAATCATGTGCTATTACATCAAACAATTATTGGCCTGGAAGCACACAAACAACTGGAAAAAGCCGGGGACCTGCCTGACGTAGTGATCGCTCCTTTTGGTGGCGGGTCAAACTTTGCAGGCTTATCATTCCCTTTTTTAAGACTCAACCTGGAAGAAGGTAAAAAGATCCGCTGCATTGCCAGCGAACCTACGTCCTGTCCTAAATTAACCCGGGGCGTATTTCGCTATGATTTCGGTGACACCGTGGGTATGACACCCCTTCTGCCGATGTACACGCTGGGTCACAACTTTGTGCCGGCTCCTATTCATGCAGGCGGACTTCGCTATCATGGTGCAGGCGCTATTGTTAGCCAGCTTTTGAAAGACGGACTGATAGAAGCCTGCGCCCATGACAATCTGGAAGTATTTGAAGCCGGTATCAAATTCGCAAAAGCCGAAGGTATTATACCCGCTCCGGAAGCGACTCACGGTATTGCCACTGCTATAAAAGAAGCGGAGCGTTGCAAACGTGAAGGCAAAAGCGAAACCATCCTGTTTAATCTATGTGGTCACGGCAACTTCGACATGAAGGCCTACCAGGATTATTTCGAAGGAAAAATTGTACGGCATGAACTGACAGATGCTGATATCCAGAATTCATTGAAAGAGCTGGATACGCCTGTTATCGCATAA